The following are encoded together in the Marmota flaviventris isolate mMarFla1 chromosome 18, mMarFla1.hap1, whole genome shotgun sequence genome:
- the Znf606 gene encoding zinc finger protein 606 isoform X4, with product MLETYGHLLSVGNQMAKPEVISLLEQGEEPWLVEQTCPESSCPEWMRDHGSSALIPTQRAFNEEPSHGVKLKRYIWDDPWFSRLGVWGCKDQLEMYHTNQSTAMRQMVFMQKQVLSQRGLNSEFCGLGAEYSQSVNFVPCQRVSQLEHFYKPDVHAESWRCNSAIMYADEITCENSDHDKALFQSLHPVHPVKMQTADDLFKCTDAVKSFNHIIHFGDHKGMHTGEKLYKYKECHQIFNQSPSFNEHPRLHMGENQYDYKEYENIFYFSSFMEHQKLGAVEKACKYNEWEKVFGYDSFLTQHTSSYTAEKPFEYSECGTSFIWSSYLIQHKKSHAGEKPYECDKCGKAFRNRSALTKHERTHTGIKPYECNKCGKAFSWNSHLVVHKRIHTGEKPYVCNECGKSFNWNSHLIGHQRTHTGEKPFECTECGKSFSWSSHLIAHMRMHTGEKPFKCDECEKAFRDYSALSKHERTHSGAKPYKCTECGKSFSWSSHLIAHQRTHTGEKPYNCQECGKAFRERSALTKHEIIHSGIKPYECNKCGKSCSQMAHLVRHQRTHTGEKPYECNKCGKSFSQSCHLVAHRRIHTGEKPYKCNQCERSFNCSSHLIAHRRTHTGEKPYRCNECGKAFNESSSLIVHLRNHTGEKPYKCNHCEKAFCKNSSLIIHQRMHSGEKRFICSQCGRAFSGHSALLQHQRSHSEEKRP from the coding sequence AGTGGATGAGAGATCATGGAAGCAGTGCCTTGATCCCAACACAGAGAGCTTTCAATGAAGAACCATCCCACGGCGTGAAGTTGAAAAGATACATATGGGATGATCCTTGGTTTTCTAGGTTAGGAGTTTGGGGATGTAAAGACCAATTAGAAATGTACCATACAAACCAGAGTACAGCTATGAGGCAAATGGTCTTCATGCAAAAACAAGTCCTGTCTCAGAGAGGACTGAATTCTGAATTCTGTGGACTTGGGGCAGAGTATAGCCAGAGCGTAAACTTTGTTCCATGTCAGAGGGTTTCTCAGTTAGAGCATTTCTATAAGCCTGATGTGCATGCTGAAAGCTGGAGGTGCAACTCGGCCATAATGTATGCAGATGAGATCACCTGTGAAAACAGTGATCATGACAAAGCCCTGTTCCAGTCCCTCCACCCTGTTCACCCTGTAAAAATGCAAACTGCGGATGATCTTTTCAAATGTACTGATGCTGTTAAGTCTTTCAACCATATAATACATTTTGGTGATCATAAAGGAATGCACACAGGAGAAAAACTGTATAAGTATAAGGAGTGCCATCAAATCTTTAACCAGAGCCCATCCTTTAATGAACATCCAAGACTCCATATGGGAGAAAACCAGTATGATTACAAAGAATATGAGAATATCTTTTACTTCTCATCCTTTATGGAACATCAGAAACTTGGTGCTGTAGAGAAAGCATGTAAATACAATGAGTGGGAGAAAGTCTTTGGGTATGACTCGTTCCTCACTCAACACACAAGCTCTTACACTGCAGAGAAGCCCTTTGAGTACAGTGAGTGTGGCACGTCCTTCATCTGGAGCTCTTACCTGATTCAGCATAAGAAGAGTCatgctggagagaagccctatgaatgtgaCAAGTGTGGAAAAGCTTTTAGGAATCGTTCCGCCCTTACTAAACACGAGCGGACTCACACTGGAAtaaaaccctatgaatgtaacaagtgtggaaaagcctttagcTGGAATTCTCATCTTGTTGTACACAAGAGAATACACACAGGAGAAAAACCTTATGTATGTAATGAGTGTGGGAAATCTTTCAACTGGAACTCCCATCTTATTGGACATCAGAggactcatactggagagaagccttttGAGTGTACAGAGTGTGGGAAGTCTTTCAGCTGGAGCTCCCACCTCATTGCCCACATGAGaatgcatactggagagaagccctttaAATGTGACGAGTGTGAGAAGGCTTTTAGGGATTACTCAGCCCTTAGTAAACATGAACGAACTCACTCTGGAGCAAAACCATATAAATGCACTGAGTGTGGAAAATCCTTCAGCTGGAGCTCCCATCTCATTGCCCACCAGAGAACTCACACAGGGGAGAAACCCTATAACTGCcaggaatgtggcaaagcattcagaGAACGCTCAGCCCTCACTAAGCATGAAATCATTCATTCTGGAAttaagccctatgaatgtaacaAATGTGGGAAATCCTGCAGCCAAATGGCTCACCTTGTTAGGCATCAAAggactcacactggagaaaaacccTATGAGTGCAATAAATGTGGGAAGTCCTTCAGTCAGAGCTGTCACCTGGTGGCTCATCGGAGAATTCACACTGGTGAGAAACCCTATAAATGTAATCAGTGTGAAAGGTCCTTTAACTGTAGCTCTCACCTTATTGCACAccggagaactcacactggagagaaaccatacagatgtaatgaatgtgggaaagcATTCAATGAGAGCTCTTCCCTTATTGTGCACCTGAGAaaccacactggagagaagccctacaagtgtAACCACTGTGAGAAAGCTTTCTGTAAGAATTCCTCCCTCATTATCCACCAGAGAATGCACAGTGGAGAGAAGCGCTTCATATGCAGCCAGTGTGGGAGAGCCTTCAGCGGCCACTCGGCCCTGCTTCAGCACCAGAGGAGTCACAGCGAGGAGAAACGTCCTTGA